A region of Gammaproteobacteria bacterium DNA encodes the following proteins:
- the mreD gene encoding rod shape-determining protein MreD, protein MTRTTPWYKIQLTLLLAFALTLLPVSEALKPIWPQWLVIVICYWTLAHPDRFGLRSAWLWGLLTDVAMGTYLGIHALSLSLVAYVSLTSYQRIRMYTIWQQSLYVWLIASLDKLVVIQLENALGQVTLPEWYWFPPIITGFLWNPAAWLIQKYRQLGQVAHRRYN, encoded by the coding sequence ATGACCCGGACCACGCCATGGTATAAAATTCAGCTGACCCTGCTGTTAGCATTTGCGCTGACACTTTTACCCGTCAGCGAGGCATTGAAACCCATTTGGCCGCAGTGGCTTGTCATTGTCATTTGTTATTGGACGCTGGCCCATCCTGATCGATTTGGGCTACGCTCAGCTTGGCTTTGGGGTTTATTGACCGATGTAGCCATGGGCACATACCTGGGTATTCATGCCCTCAGTCTGTCATTAGTGGCTTATGTATCGCTCACGTCTTATCAGCGCATTCGCATGTACACTATCTGGCAACAAAGTTTGTATGTATGGCTGATTGCTAGTCTTGATAAACTTGTTGTCATACAACTCGAAAATGCCCTTGGGCAAGTCACCTTGCCGGAATGGTATTGGTTTCCACCCATCATCACAGGGTTTCTGTGGAATCCGGCCGCTTGGCTCATTCAGAAATACCGGCAACTTGGCCAAGTGGCACACCGTCGGTACAACTAA
- a CDS encoding alpha/beta hydrolase — MADKTSILPGPEGQLEAIVQIQSQTGPSAIICHPHPLYGGTMHNKVVYTLARLYESHGFNTVRFNFRGVGKSSGQYDEGRGEREDLCAVAAWLQTQSSGVIHLAGFSFGAYVAASEAANLQASSLVSVAPPVERLYFGEITPPEAPWIVVQPMADEVVSPEAVLAWFADLQHAQKYLIQIPEASHFFHGKLIELRDALEAKLQHLGIFV, encoded by the coding sequence ATGGCCGATAAAACATCTATTTTGCCCGGCCCGGAAGGGCAACTTGAAGCCATTGTCCAGATTCAAAGTCAAACGGGGCCGAGTGCGATCATTTGTCATCCCCATCCACTCTATGGTGGCACCATGCATAACAAGGTGGTTTACACCTTGGCAAGGCTTTATGAAAGCCATGGTTTCAATACCGTGCGATTCAACTTTCGCGGCGTTGGCAAGAGCTCCGGCCAGTATGATGAAGGCCGCGGTGAACGCGAAGACCTGTGCGCTGTGGCGGCTTGGTTGCAAACGCAAAGTTCTGGTGTGATTCATCTGGCCGGTTTTTCGTTTGGTGCCTATGTGGCGGCATCGGAAGCGGCTAACCTGCAGGCCAGTTCGCTTGTCAGTGTGGCGCCGCCGGTTGAGCGCTTGTATTTTGGCGAGATCACGCCACCAGAAGCGCCATGGATCGTGGTACAGCCGATGGCAGATGAAGTTGTCTCGCCTGAGGCTGTATTGGCTTGGTTTGCCGATTTACAACATGCCCAAAAATATTTGATCCAGATTCCCGAGGCGAGCCACTTTTTCCACGGAAAATTGATCGAGCTCCGCGACGCGCTTGAGGCCAAATTGCAGCATTTGGGGATTTTTGTATGA
- a CDS encoding rod shape-determining protein has product MFKKFRGLFSTDLSIDLGTANTLIFIPGQGIVLNEPSVVAVRIDGNGQKSIAAVGTEAKQMLGRTPGNIIATRPLKDGVIADFEITEKMLQYFIRKVHNRSFIRPSPLVVVCVPCGSTQVERKAIKESAFGAGARDVQIIEEPMAAALGAGLPVGEARGSMVVDIGGGTTEVAIISLNGVVYAESVRIGGDHFNDAIIDYVRRHYGTVIGEATAERIKHEVGTAFPGDKVLEIDVRGRNLAEGVPRRFTINSNEVLEALQEPLAGIVRAVKGALEQSPPELAADISEQGMVLTGGGALLRDIDRLLMEETGLPVIVADDPLTCVARGGGIALESIEKHGGDLFARI; this is encoded by the coding sequence ATGTTCAAGAAGTTTCGCGGGTTGTTCTCAACCGACTTATCCATTGACCTTGGTACCGCCAACACGCTGATCTTTATTCCTGGTCAGGGTATTGTTCTCAACGAGCCTTCGGTCGTGGCGGTTCGTATTGACGGTAATGGGCAAAAATCCATTGCTGCCGTAGGTACCGAAGCCAAACAGATGCTCGGACGGACGCCGGGCAATATCATTGCCACACGGCCGCTCAAAGACGGCGTGATCGCCGACTTCGAAATTACCGAAAAAATGCTTCAGTACTTTATTCGTAAAGTACACAACCGCTCTTTCATTCGTCCGAGTCCACTTGTCGTGGTCTGTGTTCCGTGTGGCTCAACGCAGGTCGAACGCAAAGCCATTAAAGAATCAGCTTTCGGGGCTGGAGCACGAGATGTTCAGATCATTGAAGAACCCATGGCCGCGGCCTTAGGCGCTGGTCTGCCTGTGGGCGAAGCACGCGGTTCGATGGTGGTCGACATTGGTGGTGGCACAACCGAGGTGGCCATTATTTCACTCAACGGCGTGGTCTACGCCGAATCTGTTCGGATCGGTGGCGATCATTTCAATGATGCCATCATTGACTATGTACGCCGACATTATGGCACGGTCATCGGTGAAGCCACTGCTGAGCGGATCAAACATGAAGTCGGGACAGCGTTCCCAGGCGACAAAGTTTTGGAGATTGACGTACGAGGCCGTAACTTGGCCGAGGGCGTGCCTCGCCGCTTCACCATCAACAGTAACGAGGTCTTGGAAGCGCTTCAAGAACCCTTGGCAGGCATTGTCCGAGCGGTCAAAGGCGCACTGGAGCAGTCGCCGCCCGAACTGGCCGCAGATATTTCCGAGCAAGGTATGGTGCTCACCGGAGGTGGGGCCTTGTTGCGCGACATTGATCGTTTGCTGATGGAAGAAACTGGCTTGCCGGTCATTGTGGCAGACGATCCGCTCACCTGTGTGGCCAGAGGTGGGGGTATCGCCCTTGAAAGCATCGAAAAACATGGTGGAGATTTGTTTGCCCGCATTTAA
- the mreC gene encoding rod shape-determining protein MreC, with translation MLVLAILSLALAVFDRRHQHEHWLYQLTEGIIAPIQYVVSIPAELWQTFEQNTLSRHQLLIENEKLKTELLLLKAQVQRLPQLELENKHLRALLGAVEERRERRKIADILSIQATEFRHEVVINRGTKDQVYVGQPVLDATGVMGQVIQVSPITARVMLITDDRSSIPVQNARNGIRAIISGTGELTRLVLQQVPHSLDFKEGDTLLTSGLGGLFPAGLPVGRVSVVIHNLSNPYADIEVVPLARLQRSGQVILLWTDGNVPDDSGGTAK, from the coding sequence ATGTTGGTGCTGGCGATTCTTTCGCTGGCACTGGCCGTTTTTGATCGGCGACACCAGCATGAGCACTGGCTATATCAACTGACCGAAGGCATTATTGCGCCCATCCAATATGTTGTCTCCATACCCGCAGAACTTTGGCAGACTTTCGAGCAAAACACCCTAAGTCGGCATCAGCTACTGATCGAAAACGAAAAACTCAAGACAGAATTACTTTTGTTAAAAGCACAAGTCCAACGCTTACCACAGCTAGAACTCGAAAATAAGCACTTGCGCGCGCTGCTCGGTGCGGTCGAGGAGCGGCGAGAGCGCCGTAAAATTGCGGATATCCTTTCGATCCAGGCCACCGAGTTTCGCCATGAGGTCGTCATCAACCGAGGAACGAAGGATCAGGTTTATGTTGGTCAACCAGTACTAGATGCGACCGGTGTCATGGGGCAAGTCATACAGGTATCCCCAATCACTGCACGCGTGATGTTGATCACCGATGATAGAAGCTCCATCCCCGTCCAAAACGCGCGTAACGGTATCCGTGCCATCATCTCAGGCACAGGCGAGCTGACACGTCTGGTGCTGCAGCAAGTCCCGCATAGCCTTGATTTTAAGGAAGGCGACACGCTGCTGACCTCGGGACTTGGGGGGCTTTTTCCTGCTGGCTTGCCCGTCGGCAGAGTTTCTGTCGTAATCCATAATCTCTCAAATCCTTATGCTGACATTGAGGTCGTCCCCCTGGCTCGCTTGCAACGCAGCGGTCAAGTGATTCTGCTTTGGACAGATGGCAATGTGCCAGACGACTCAGGAGGCACGGCCAAATGA
- the maf gene encoding septum formation protein Maf: MPLGKSPCRNGIGFHPSSQGFCGIRPLGSFRNTGNLAKWHTVGTTNMLKLKKPLTLVLASASPRRQALLCQLGLTPVVQPVDADESSIQGKTPEEVAKKIAQHKFAAAKEYHDLTKTVLVTADTIVSLDNRVFGKPATPEQAIQMLKTLSGRRHQVITAVSVGYRQSCLTLAESTLVEFSPLTDEVIREYVKSGEPLDKAGAYGIQGAAACFVRRLEGCYFNVMGLPLNLLTRMLQSMDVLAIPLTNEPM, translated from the coding sequence ATGCCCTTGGGCAAGTCACCTTGCCGGAATGGTATTGGTTTCCACCCATCATCACAGGGTTTCTGTGGAATCCGGCCGCTTGGCTCATTCAGAAATACCGGCAACTTGGCCAAGTGGCACACCGTCGGTACAACTAACATGCTGAAACTCAAAAAACCACTGACACTGGTTCTGGCATCAGCGTCCCCGAGACGCCAAGCACTGCTTTGTCAACTTGGCCTGACGCCGGTGGTACAGCCGGTCGACGCTGATGAAAGTTCAATCCAAGGAAAAACACCGGAAGAAGTCGCCAAGAAAATTGCACAGCACAAGTTCGCTGCCGCCAAAGAATACCACGATTTGACCAAGACGGTTCTGGTGACTGCCGATACGATCGTCTCACTCGACAACCGCGTATTTGGCAAGCCGGCCACGCCAGAACAGGCGATACAAATGCTAAAAACCCTCAGTGGGCGTCGGCATCAAGTCATTACTGCTGTGAGCGTCGGATATCGGCAATCATGCTTAACATTGGCAGAAAGCACGTTGGTTGAGTTTTCGCCTTTGACCGATGAAGTCATCCGCGAATATGTCAAAAGTGGCGAGCCGCTCGACAAAGCCGGGGCCTATGGCATCCAAGGCGCCGCTGCTTGTTTTGTCCGTCGGCTGGAAGGGTGTTATTTTAACGTGATGGGCCTACCACTTAACTTGCTGACACGGATGCTCCAATCCATGGATGTTTTGGCGATACCGCTGACCAACGAACCAATGTAA
- a CDS encoding AFG1 family ATPase: MTLLEVYERKCHLGELTPDDKQRQAVMKLDALASELTTRHRGRWWHRILPMGRSTTGLYLWGGVGRGKTMLMDLFYAHVAPKVPARRQHFHRFMYWTHQQLARHKGEKNPLEHVAAELASEIRLLCFDEFFVSEIGDAMILGRFFEALFGHGVVVVATSNIPPERLYWKGLHRGRFLPTIDLIKRHMEVVHVDSGNDYRLRELVRIQTYHTPADEQAEQALMAAFQEFAGDQGERVPYVLIQGREVPVIRVAPKAIWTDFSALCEGPRAAADYIEIARLYPCVILSGVPVMT, encoded by the coding sequence ATGACATTGTTGGAGGTGTACGAACGCAAATGTCATCTTGGTGAACTGACGCCGGATGATAAGCAGCGTCAGGCGGTGATGAAACTGGATGCCCTTGCGAGCGAATTAACAACACGTCATCGTGGCAGGTGGTGGCACCGGATTTTGCCAATGGGCCGGTCAACGACCGGTCTTTATTTGTGGGGTGGCGTCGGGCGCGGCAAGACGATGCTTATGGATTTATTTTATGCTCATGTCGCACCAAAAGTGCCTGCGCGGCGACAACATTTCCATCGTTTTATGTATTGGACGCACCAACAGTTGGCGCGTCATAAAGGCGAAAAGAATCCACTGGAACATGTGGCGGCCGAACTGGCGTCGGAAATTCGCTTGCTTTGTTTTGATGAGTTTTTTGTTTCTGAAATCGGCGACGCCATGATTCTAGGACGTTTTTTTGAGGCTTTGTTTGGCCATGGGGTGGTTGTGGTGGCCACGTCAAATATTCCACCGGAGCGGTTGTACTGGAAAGGCTTACATCGGGGCCGTTTTTTACCGACGATCGATTTGATTAAGCGACATATGGAAGTGGTGCATGTCGATAGCGGCAATGATTATCGGCTGCGCGAGTTGGTTCGCATCCAGACCTACCACACCCCTGCCGATGAACAGGCGGAGCAGGCCTTGATGGCAGCGTTTCAAGAGTTTGCTGGCGACCAAGGTGAGCGTGTTCCCTACGTGCTGATACAGGGGCGAGAAGTCCCTGTGATAAGGGTGGCACCAAAGGCCATCTGGACCGATTTTTCAGCGTTGTGTGAAGGGCCCCGTGCGGCCGCGGACTATATCGAAATTGCTCGTCTCTATCCCTGTGTGATCCTGTCCGGTGTTCCGGTGATGACT
- a CDS encoding TIGR02099 family protein, producing the protein MTIRSACLKFVDLIWKILAWSIIFLAVLISLAKLTIGNLQRYQPEIEHWLSEYSGIDVKTQTLQFGWRRYGPTLLIKNAEIQEADRQFHITIGRGFVVLDLFRSLWLGRPVAHQIEFQNVQARLNGQLAVTGENKLSGNQLLNWLLEQGDIQVYDTYVLLTHQQKKFTFATRALHYHGGQSRRALKTTILLTEQGKIDIRGRFFHRDTMTGDLYLRAHQVELAKLPLDLVFAQPHRIRGRLSGQFWASWQGNVASGTGHLSIATLSAHDAEPVSLAPFWFLWKKEHRDRWQFMTSPVQLQWKDTQLTPFTINAFAWDTPDGVHHRHISGLSAPLELLSAWAWPWLPEPLRQKLKDNPIQGQLAQSSFQLSTTPKGQTDWQSAFRVDGLTVSDTLFGVGFGKAAMTGSLSPTNIRFQLSGHNMTISIPKLFQNKQAADHLQAQIHLTKDETGAWWLQWPTLQLATPMFTLSSRGALMPTPTPWLQTSLSLASVDLGDVASQLPAQGMSPKLVSYLTRSIRSGHMDKITAVFRGPLADFPFRQHEGIFHAHAKLKNVVMKFSPDWPEIRELNTDIDFTSTQMRIGPASGKLRKVPVDQLFAQIDDLTLDDPILSIRALSHHSLSDGLQLLAHSPIRNVSKKLKPLALDGSATTHLSLTIPLSPQPNAVTGKVLIQDASMAVPTLQKTHVQNLSGTIEFDNNGLTSGQLSGLWLDAPLRLELAQKSNTLVANFATGLTPKTVVAITNNPAFAKVLHGRADAQGVLQVTTHPKSDQIKVHITSDLVGLGIALPKPWQKTAKDKWPTEITTTIDADMTHLSGHIHNRLDADVSFTEHGTTDGMIRIGRKTTEPANNSGLNVIISLNELPLDQWLRHVVQFTPQNASKLKTDVHLDVDIDQVHVGTTNLGQFNLQGRYIPSTYNWQLQLNSSLAQGTLFIPSRPNSTEPLDIVLDQLYIPDDLFAGQTRNAGKQSAIPQIPPAKITIKKLIAGKVDFGRWSTELKNVSAHMIRGDVIGQLPVGDEIVARIYWNPFGTTTYGIWKSPKVENTLKLFGLPAGLIAQHGRLEVSAYWPTPPWTLATDKVQLTGALSTRSGHIEEVSDSAARVFSLFSLQSLQRRLTLDFSDVFNKGFFFDDIQGQFYLLNGRLYSPQFKVNGTAADVTIKGNVDLMAKTIDQRITVKPKLTSSLPVLAGWAVNPAAAVMAYLLNKLFIRPALDVVTRIDYQVSGTLTSPVIKELGKEKTRVEVAKEKDE; encoded by the coding sequence ATGACCATTCGTTCCGCCTGTCTAAAGTTTGTGGATTTGATATGGAAAATACTGGCCTGGAGCATTATTTTTTTGGCCGTACTTATCTCTTTAGCGAAATTAACCATTGGCAACCTGCAACGCTATCAACCGGAGATCGAACACTGGCTTTCCGAATATAGCGGTATCGATGTCAAAACACAGACACTCCAATTTGGCTGGCGGCGGTACGGCCCCACACTACTGATCAAAAATGCTGAAATTCAAGAGGCAGACCGCCAGTTTCATATCACTATTGGACGCGGCTTTGTGGTTTTGGATTTGTTCAGAAGCCTATGGCTTGGTCGCCCGGTTGCGCACCAAATAGAATTCCAAAATGTCCAAGCTCGCCTCAATGGTCAGCTCGCTGTCACCGGGGAAAACAAGCTATCAGGCAATCAGTTACTGAATTGGCTACTCGAACAAGGCGATATCCAAGTATACGATACCTATGTGCTTCTGACGCACCAACAAAAAAAATTCACCTTTGCCACCCGAGCGTTGCACTATCATGGCGGCCAATCTCGAAGGGCATTGAAAACGACCATCCTGCTTACCGAGCAAGGGAAGATCGACATACGTGGGCGTTTTTTCCATCGAGATACCATGACGGGTGATTTGTACCTGAGAGCGCATCAAGTGGAACTTGCCAAACTCCCCCTCGATCTTGTCTTTGCCCAGCCTCATCGGATTCGTGGACGCCTCTCAGGTCAGTTTTGGGCGAGTTGGCAAGGTAATGTCGCAAGCGGAACTGGACACCTCAGTATTGCTACGCTCAGTGCTCATGACGCCGAGCCTGTTTCTTTGGCACCATTTTGGTTTTTGTGGAAAAAAGAACATCGTGATCGCTGGCAGTTTATGACCAGTCCCGTGCAATTGCAGTGGAAAGACACACAACTCACCCCATTTACCATCAATGCCTTTGCATGGGACACACCCGATGGCGTTCATCATCGCCACATTTCCGGACTGAGTGCCCCGCTGGAACTACTCTCTGCTTGGGCCTGGCCGTGGCTTCCCGAGCCACTGAGGCAAAAGCTTAAAGATAACCCCATCCAAGGCCAATTGGCCCAATCGTCATTTCAGCTTTCAACCACGCCCAAGGGCCAGACCGATTGGCAAAGCGCCTTTCGTGTTGATGGTTTAACGGTATCGGACACATTGTTTGGCGTAGGTTTTGGCAAAGCAGCCATGACCGGCAGTCTGAGCCCGACAAACATACGTTTTCAGTTGTCCGGTCATAATATGACCATTTCCATCCCCAAACTCTTTCAAAACAAACAGGCTGCGGATCACCTACAGGCCCAAATTCATCTGACCAAGGACGAGACCGGCGCCTGGTGGCTTCAATGGCCAACACTTCAACTGGCCACGCCAATGTTCACACTGTCAAGCCGAGGTGCATTGATGCCGACACCGACCCCCTGGCTTCAGACGTCATTGTCACTGGCGTCTGTCGATCTTGGTGACGTGGCATCCCAATTACCCGCACAAGGCATGAGCCCCAAGCTCGTCAGTTACCTCACGCGAAGTATCCGAAGCGGTCATATGGACAAGATCACCGCCGTCTTTCGGGGACCATTGGCGGATTTTCCGTTTCGGCAACATGAGGGTATTTTCCATGCTCACGCCAAGCTCAAGAATGTGGTGATGAAATTCAGTCCAGACTGGCCGGAAATTCGAGAACTCAACACCGACATCGATTTTACCAGCACACAAATGCGCATTGGGCCGGCCTCGGGAAAACTGCGCAAGGTGCCGGTTGACCAACTGTTTGCACAAATTGATGATCTGACTTTGGATGATCCCATCCTCTCCATTCGCGCACTCAGCCATCATTCGCTCTCGGATGGACTGCAACTGCTGGCCCATTCGCCGATTCGTAACGTCTCAAAAAAACTCAAGCCGCTTGCACTGGACGGTTCTGCAACAACACATCTTTCGCTCACAATCCCGCTTAGCCCTCAACCCAATGCTGTCACAGGTAAGGTTTTGATTCAGGATGCCAGCATGGCAGTGCCAACATTGCAAAAAACGCATGTTCAGAATCTCTCAGGGACCATCGAGTTCGATAACAATGGCCTCACCTCGGGCCAACTCTCGGGGCTATGGCTTGATGCGCCACTGCGTCTTGAACTTGCGCAAAAATCAAATACCTTAGTGGCGAACTTCGCAACAGGTTTAACACCCAAAACCGTGGTCGCGATCACCAACAACCCCGCGTTCGCAAAAGTCTTGCACGGCCGTGCCGATGCCCAAGGCGTCCTCCAAGTCACAACACATCCTAAAAGCGACCAAATCAAAGTTCACATCACTTCAGATCTTGTCGGTTTAGGCATTGCATTACCCAAACCGTGGCAAAAAACGGCCAAAGACAAATGGCCGACGGAGATCACGACGACCATCGACGCAGATATGACGCATCTGTCCGGCCACATACACAACAGACTAGATGCTGATGTGTCGTTCACCGAACACGGTACGACAGATGGCATGATTCGGATAGGCCGTAAAACGACTGAACCAGCCAACAACTCTGGCCTGAACGTTATCATTTCGTTGAATGAGCTCCCACTCGATCAATGGCTGAGGCATGTTGTTCAATTCACTCCACAAAATGCCTCGAAACTGAAGACGGACGTCCATCTCGATGTCGATATCGACCAAGTGCACGTTGGTACGACCAACCTAGGTCAATTCAATCTCCAAGGACGTTACATTCCGAGCACGTACAACTGGCAGCTCCAACTGAATAGCTCCCTAGCCCAAGGGACACTATTCATTCCCAGCCGTCCGAACAGCACCGAGCCCCTGGACATAGTGCTAGACCAGTTGTATATCCCCGATGACCTGTTTGCGGGTCAAACGCGCAATGCGGGCAAGCAAAGCGCCATTCCGCAAATCCCGCCAGCGAAAATCACCATAAAAAAATTAATTGCTGGAAAAGTCGATTTCGGGCGATGGTCGACAGAACTGAAAAATGTTTCAGCGCACATGATACGTGGTGATGTCATAGGTCAACTGCCTGTTGGCGATGAAATCGTCGCGCGCATCTACTGGAATCCATTTGGCACCACCACATACGGCATTTGGAAAAGCCCGAAGGTTGAAAATACGCTGAAATTATTTGGCTTACCTGCCGGATTAATCGCACAACATGGACGCCTGGAGGTCTCTGCGTATTGGCCAACGCCCCCGTGGACTTTAGCTACCGACAAAGTGCAATTAACGGGCGCGCTGTCCACAAGGAGCGGTCACATTGAAGAGGTCAGTGACAGTGCAGCACGCGTGTTTTCCCTTTTTAGCCTGCAGTCTCTCCAACGCCGACTGACTCTGGATTTTAGCGATGTCTTTAACAAGGGTTTCTTTTTTGATGATATTCAGGGACAGTTTTATCTCCTCAACGGACGTTTATATTCGCCACAATTCAAAGTGAACGGCACGGCCGCAGATGTCACTATCAAAGGAAACGTCGATTTAATGGCCAAAACAATCGACCAGCGGATCACGGTGAAGCCAAAACTCACTTCAAGTTTGCCTGTACTGGCAGGTTGGGCAGTCAATCCAGCTGCGGCGGTGATGGCCTATCTTTTGAACAAACTCTTTATTCGACCAGCGCTTGATGTTGTCACCCGCATTGACTATCAAGTTTCGGGCACCCTAACATCACCCGTCATCAAGGAACTTGGCAAGGAAAAAACTCGCGTCGAAGTGGCTAAAGAGAAGGACGAATAG
- a CDS encoding ribonuclease G, giving the protein MNTDIQPSFTNQELLINFTPQETRIAVVENGVLQELHIERASQRGLVGNIYCGKVNRVLPGMQAAFVDIGLPKAAFLHASDFHHNESAEHHPDITECVTEGQQVIVQVIKDPLGTKGARLTTDLTLPSRYLVLMPNNQHVGISQRIEDESERERLRQLVEPIAEELGMGFIVRTAAEGVDETSLRQDALYLQRLWEAIKHKRLRAQPGTLIYQDLDLAARAIRDLAREDMKKILIDSRENFQRLHEFVKQLMPDALNKLAYYSGERPLFELYNIEDEIQKALQRKVDLKSGGHIVIDQTEAMTTIDVNTGAFVGHKNLEETIFKTNLEAAVTLARQLRLRNLGGIIIIDFIDMTNEEHKRQVLRTLEKALEKDRAKTTISEVSSLGLVQMTRKRTRESLEHILCEPCPMCQGRGFIKTAQTVCYELFREILRANRAYECQQVMVLASESVIERLLDEESDSVAELEAFIGKPIRFQVETMYSQEQFDVIPV; this is encoded by the coding sequence ATGAACACGGACATTCAACCATCTTTTACCAACCAAGAATTGCTTATCAATTTCACGCCGCAGGAAACAAGGATTGCCGTCGTTGAAAATGGTGTGCTGCAAGAGTTGCACATCGAACGCGCGTCTCAGCGCGGCTTGGTTGGCAATATCTACTGTGGAAAAGTCAATCGAGTGCTACCGGGCATGCAGGCGGCATTCGTCGACATCGGATTGCCCAAGGCCGCCTTTCTACATGCGTCTGATTTCCATCACAACGAAAGTGCAGAGCATCATCCTGACATCACGGAATGCGTGACCGAAGGTCAGCAAGTGATCGTACAGGTGATCAAAGACCCTCTCGGCACAAAAGGGGCACGACTGACTACAGATTTGACGTTGCCATCACGCTATTTAGTGTTGATGCCCAATAACCAACATGTCGGCATCTCCCAAAGAATCGAAGACGAGTCCGAACGGGAACGATTGAGACAACTGGTCGAACCTATCGCCGAGGAACTTGGGATGGGATTTATCGTCCGCACGGCAGCAGAAGGTGTCGATGAAACATCCCTCCGTCAGGATGCCCTTTATTTACAGCGCCTATGGGAGGCCATAAAACATAAACGACTACGCGCACAACCAGGCACTCTCATATACCAAGATCTTGATCTCGCTGCCCGTGCGATCCGAGATCTGGCTCGCGAAGACATGAAAAAAATTCTAATAGATTCGCGGGAGAATTTCCAACGGCTCCACGAGTTCGTCAAACAATTGATGCCGGACGCCCTCAACAAATTGGCCTATTATTCTGGTGAGCGCCCACTCTTTGAGTTATACAATATTGAAGATGAAATACAAAAAGCATTACAGCGAAAAGTCGATCTTAAATCTGGGGGGCATATCGTCATCGATCAAACGGAAGCGATGACCACAATTGATGTGAATACGGGTGCCTTTGTTGGCCACAAAAACCTTGAAGAAACGATCTTTAAAACCAATCTGGAAGCAGCCGTCACATTAGCCCGACAGCTACGTTTACGCAACTTGGGTGGCATCATCATTATCGACTTTATCGACATGACCAATGAAGAACACAAACGCCAAGTTCTGCGAACTTTAGAAAAAGCGCTGGAAAAAGATCGGGCCAAAACCACCATTTCAGAGGTGTCCAGCCTTGGGCTAGTGCAAATGACGCGTAAACGGACGCGTGAAAGCCTTGAGCACATCCTGTGCGAACCCTGTCCTATGTGTCAGGGACGCGGCTTCATCAAAACAGCTCAGACCGTTTGTTATGAATTGTTTCGTGAGATCTTGCGTGCCAATCGCGCCTACGAATGCCAACAAGTGATGGTGCTGGCCAGTGAAAGTGTGATAGAGCGATTGCTCGACGAAGAATCAGACAGCGTGGCAGAGCTAGAGGCTTTTATCGGAAAGCCGATACGCTTCCAGGTCGAGACCATGTACTCGCAGGAACAGTTTGACGTGATTCCAGTATGA